A genomic window from Marivivens aquimaris includes:
- a CDS encoding relaxase/mobilization nuclease domain-containing protein, whose translation MARSDRVRGIDPALFDRGWSRVSGSWQGLSKGAQMVRAARGYSPAIFKAISKGGCHTGAQLRAQLTYLTTKSTHILDSRGTHDGKKQLSEAEINRVARRFENQWNERYSPKLGHTSHLLMAFPVGTRGEEVRDITQAVCEKFFQGEGSQFDYIAAIHQDRAHPHAHIVLNRRSKDGEMFFLGKDHHFNYDAFREAMVEAARVHGIRLEATRRLDRGVTTYRAEIDEIYKARDEGRPPVERQRTGADLAAALETVRHNALIYRGLAAEASRSNFEDVSEALERASTILASGGQIQSDGAIYMSQDEAAFDTLIAEFSQNIRQIEAAIDRAPAAERPVIERKLTDVLASVAHLNPLGDRSAALVDAPSRDGIYARPNLSEEHLARLDDGEVAPKLAEALQGTGIDAGAVAARLREGAGNAALERQWLAQDLQGIAKASDLDLEKSADREEALDRLEAVHVRLGDVLTDVRVLRAPTEVDEVDNAEAALGERLTTPGSDLAQDGSDIFAPSERQAFRALVAQFRRTDFDHPFSDDPSVRRAGAVEVEEARAAFDAYAQRSPQHAELASMAWGQLTDGRMPPQYAVSEQDRTLHAGDMDLALRDPSDHLGPITEELRTLARYRTEMPDDEFGQAVQDEINHLRSLGASRAYISERSFEIEDQARQDYAARRYLEETAPTVMAFVRNADVEGPLSESEQRDIVRQVNERLSPDAIDALRAGNADVLDKFTEDPLRQLELAKTYLQSSEVTAHGLAMERVLDALAEEQIEAQRARHAAAHGEKGITHG comes from the coding sequence ATGGCGCGGAGTGACCGGGTCCGTGGCATCGACCCGGCGCTATTTGACCGAGGCTGGAGCCGGGTTTCGGGATCCTGGCAGGGGCTTTCCAAGGGCGCGCAGATGGTTCGCGCCGCGCGCGGCTATTCGCCAGCGATCTTCAAGGCGATCTCGAAAGGGGGCTGCCACACCGGGGCGCAGCTACGGGCGCAGCTCACATATCTCACGACGAAGTCGACCCATATCCTCGACAGCCGCGGCACCCATGACGGGAAGAAGCAGCTCTCGGAAGCCGAGATCAACCGAGTGGCGCGGCGGTTCGAGAACCAGTGGAACGAGCGCTACAGCCCCAAGCTTGGCCATACGTCGCATCTGCTGATGGCATTCCCGGTTGGGACCAGGGGTGAAGAGGTGCGCGATATCACCCAGGCGGTCTGCGAGAAGTTCTTTCAAGGTGAGGGCTCGCAATTCGACTATATTGCTGCAATACACCAAGATCGCGCGCATCCACATGCGCATATCGTTCTGAACCGCCGCAGCAAGGATGGCGAAATGTTCTTTCTCGGGAAGGATCATCACTTCAACTACGACGCCTTTCGCGAGGCGATGGTCGAGGCAGCCCGGGTTCATGGGATCCGCCTTGAGGCGACGCGTCGTCTGGATCGCGGCGTCACGACCTACCGCGCCGAGATCGATGAAATCTACAAGGCCCGCGACGAAGGTCGTCCCCCAGTCGAGCGCCAGAGAACCGGTGCTGACTTGGCGGCCGCACTGGAAACCGTCCGGCACAACGCTTTGATCTATCGCGGGCTCGCGGCGGAGGCGTCCCGTTCGAATTTCGAAGACGTGTCCGAGGCGCTCGAGAGGGCCAGCACCATCCTTGCCAGTGGCGGTCAGATTCAATCTGACGGAGCCATCTACATGTCCCAAGACGAAGCAGCGTTCGACACGCTGATCGCCGAGTTTTCTCAGAACATTCGCCAGATCGAGGCGGCGATCGACAGGGCGCCGGCGGCCGAGAGGCCGGTGATCGAGCGCAAGCTGACCGACGTTCTGGCCTCGGTCGCGCATTTGAACCCGCTCGGGGATCGCTCCGCCGCCCTGGTCGATGCCCCATCCCGGGACGGCATCTATGCAAGGCCGAACTTAAGTGAAGAACACCTCGCGCGTCTTGACGATGGAGAGGTGGCACCAAAGCTGGCCGAGGCGTTGCAAGGCACGGGCATCGACGCCGGGGCTGTGGCCGCGCGCCTGCGGGAGGGGGCAGGCAATGCCGCATTGGAGCGCCAGTGGCTGGCACAGGATCTGCAGGGGATTGCCAAAGCGAGCGACCTCGATCTGGAGAAATCTGCGGACCGGGAAGAAGCGCTCGACCGGCTGGAAGCCGTGCATGTTCGGCTAGGCGATGTTTTGACCGATGTACGCGTCCTGCGCGCGCCAACCGAGGTCGACGAGGTGGATAACGCTGAGGCAGCGCTTGGTGAGCGGTTGACGACACCTGGGAGTGATCTCGCGCAAGATGGGTCCGACATCTTTGCCCCATCGGAGCGGCAGGCGTTCAGAGCGCTGGTGGCGCAGTTCCGCCGGACGGATTTCGATCATCCGTTCTCCGACGACCCGTCCGTCCGGCGGGCAGGTGCCGTGGAGGTGGAAGAGGCCCGCGCCGCGTTCGACGCCTACGCGCAGAGATCTCCGCAACATGCAGAACTGGCCTCAATGGCTTGGGGACAGCTGACCGACGGTCGAATGCCGCCGCAATATGCGGTATCGGAGCAGGACCGCACGCTGCATGCTGGCGACATGGACCTCGCCTTGCGGGATCCTTCGGATCATCTCGGCCCGATCACCGAAGAGCTCCGCACCCTCGCCCGCTATCGCACGGAGATGCCGGATGATGAATTCGGGCAGGCCGTCCAGGACGAAATCAACCACCTTCGTTCGCTCGGCGCGTCGCGTGCCTATATCAGCGAGCGCAGTTTCGAGATTGAGGACCAGGCGCGACAAGACTACGCCGCGCGCCGGTATCTGGAAGAGACCGCCCCAACCGTCATGGCCTTTGTGCGAAACGCCGACGTCGAGGGCCCGCTCTCCGAGTCAGAGCAGCGGGACATCGTCCGGCAGGTCAACGAAAGGCTAAGCCCCGACGCAATAGACGCACTGCGGGCCGGTAACGCGGACGTCCTGGACAAATTCACCGAGGATCCGCTGCGACAGCTGGAACTCGCCAAGACCTATCTTCAAAGCAGCGAGGTCACCGCGCATGGCCTGGCCATGGAGCGCGTTCTCGATGCTCTGGCCGAAGAGCAGATCGAGGCGCAGCGCGCGCGCCACGCCGCGGCACATGGTGAGAAGGGGATCACCCATGGATAA